From one Streptomyces sp. NBC_01478 genomic stretch:
- a CDS encoding FAD-dependent oxidoreductase: MAEHVEVLIVGAGPTGLTLGIDLARRGVDALVVEKADALFPGSRGKGLQPRTMEVFDDFGVIDEILAKGGTYPTGAVWQDGRKVGEHQMFEPSETVPDSPYGRPWMVPQWRTQEILFGRLTELGGKVAFGREVTGFAQDGAGVSVEFASGAAVRARYVVAGDGGRSVVRRTLGIGMTGETVDPNPMLVADVRITGLDRDSVHVFPPRADGDGFLAVFPLAGTEDFQVIAQYPDGTDVDLSLDGVRKTVADRSHLAPEDVTELRWASNFRPRAALADRFRAGRVFLAGDAAHVHSPAGGQGLNTSVQDAYNLGWKLGAVLREGAPESLLDTYEEERLPNAADMLGLSTRVHRGEVRRGRATQQLGLGYRDRSLSVETRGDLTEDALRAGDRAPDRTIDGVRLFDAFRGPHWTLLALGTKAPAGVGESVRVVEGPATEPYGTGLFLVRPDGYVGWAGATEDGLAEYAERHGIR; the protein is encoded by the coding sequence ATGGCAGAACACGTGGAGGTGCTGATCGTCGGCGCGGGCCCGACCGGCCTCACCCTCGGCATCGACCTGGCCCGGCGCGGGGTGGACGCGCTGGTCGTGGAGAAGGCGGACGCGCTGTTCCCCGGCTCTCGCGGCAAGGGACTCCAGCCGCGCACGATGGAGGTCTTCGACGACTTCGGCGTGATCGACGAGATCCTCGCGAAGGGCGGCACCTACCCGACCGGGGCGGTCTGGCAGGACGGTCGAAAGGTCGGCGAGCACCAGATGTTCGAGCCGTCCGAGACGGTCCCGGACTCGCCGTACGGCAGGCCGTGGATGGTGCCGCAGTGGCGCACCCAGGAGATCCTCTTCGGACGGCTGACGGAGCTGGGCGGAAAGGTGGCCTTCGGGCGGGAGGTGACCGGCTTCGCGCAGGACGGGGCCGGCGTGAGCGTGGAGTTCGCCTCCGGTGCCGCCGTCCGCGCCCGGTACGTCGTCGCGGGCGACGGCGGTCGCTCGGTCGTACGCCGGACGCTGGGGATCGGCATGACGGGCGAGACGGTCGACCCGAACCCGATGCTGGTGGCGGACGTCCGGATCACCGGCCTGGACCGCGACAGCGTGCACGTCTTCCCGCCGCGCGCCGACGGCGACGGCTTCCTCGCGGTCTTCCCGCTGGCCGGCACCGAGGACTTCCAGGTCATCGCCCAGTACCCGGACGGCACCGACGTGGACCTCTCCCTCGACGGGGTCCGCAAGACCGTCGCCGACCGCAGCCACCTCGCCCCCGAGGACGTGACCGAACTGCGCTGGGCCTCGAACTTCCGGCCCCGGGCCGCACTGGCCGACCGCTTCCGCGCCGGGCGGGTCTTCCTCGCCGGGGACGCGGCGCACGTCCACTCGCCGGCCGGCGGGCAGGGCCTCAACACCAGCGTCCAGGACGCCTACAACCTCGGCTGGAAGCTCGGCGCGGTGCTGCGCGAGGGCGCCCCCGAGTCGCTGCTCGACACCTACGAGGAGGAGCGGCTGCCCAACGCGGCCGACATGCTCGGCCTCTCCACCCGCGTCCACCGCGGCGAGGTGCGGCGCGGCAGGGCCACCCAGCAGCTCGGCCTCGGCTACCGCGACCGCTCCCTCTCGGTGGAGACCCGCGGCGACCTGACCGAGGACGCGCTACGGGCGGGCGACCGCGCTCCGGACCGCACGATCGACGGCGTCCGCCTCTTCGACGCCTTCCGCGGCCCGCACTGGACCCTGCTAGCCCTGGGCACGAAGGCCCCGGCGGGCGTCGGCGAGTCGGTGCGGGTCGTCGAGGGCCCGGCCACCGAGCCGTACGGCACGGGCCTCTTCCTGGTCCGTCCCGACGGCTACGTCGGCTGGGCGGGCGCCACGGAGGACGGCCTCGCGGAGTACGCGGAGCGCCACGGCATCCGCTAA
- a CDS encoding polysialyltransferase family glycosyltransferase has product MPRTTQILCASTLYGAATLAAALDAGLLGEADRRLLLITNNAANPETTPSVDSMPGFDRLRGRFDDVLSWNETISPFHPSGWSPRGDDVPMWERYVRLLWRLGDDEIRLAVESVQVNPSLALCQLFTGAPVDVYADGLISYGPTRDKIDPLVGTRIERLLHLDLVPGLTPLLLTEFGVPPELVPTEAFLKVLGELAESEDELPAVEGQPALLLGQYLAALGILTDQQEEELHLRMVRGAVALGHRTLVFKPHPVAPSRWSRLLEDEAKKLGAQLTLLDRPVLAEVAFQQLRPALVVGCFSTALFTAAGLYDLPVARVGTDTVLARLAPYQNSNRVPLTIVDAVLPDLGDKKAVADWRMPSPERVGELSGLLKAVGFAMQPKIYPRLREDAERYLSTQLNPHTWRYFKRRRLTALALPGAVPAQLSFIPRNQTVRRIARRARALSGR; this is encoded by the coding sequence ATGCCCCGCACCACCCAGATCCTGTGCGCGTCGACCCTGTACGGCGCCGCGACGCTGGCCGCCGCGCTGGACGCCGGGCTCCTCGGCGAGGCCGACCGCAGGCTGCTGCTGATCACCAACAACGCGGCGAACCCGGAGACCACCCCGTCGGTGGACTCGATGCCGGGCTTCGACCGGCTGCGCGGGCGCTTCGACGACGTGCTGTCGTGGAACGAGACCATCTCCCCCTTCCACCCGAGCGGTTGGAGCCCGCGGGGCGACGACGTCCCGATGTGGGAGCGGTACGTCCGGCTGCTGTGGCGACTGGGCGACGACGAGATCCGGCTCGCCGTGGAGTCCGTGCAGGTCAATCCGTCGCTCGCGCTGTGCCAGCTCTTCACCGGCGCCCCGGTCGACGTCTACGCGGACGGCCTCATAAGTTATGGCCCCACGCGCGACAAGATCGACCCGCTGGTCGGCACCCGCATCGAGCGACTGCTGCACCTCGATCTCGTCCCGGGCCTCACCCCGCTGCTGCTCACCGAGTTCGGCGTCCCGCCGGAGCTGGTGCCAACGGAGGCCTTCCTCAAGGTACTTGGCGAACTCGCCGAGTCCGAGGACGAGTTGCCGGCCGTAGAAGGTCAACCGGCCCTGCTGCTGGGCCAGTACCTCGCCGCGCTCGGCATCCTCACCGACCAGCAGGAGGAGGAGCTGCATCTGCGCATGGTGCGCGGCGCCGTGGCCCTCGGCCACCGCACGCTGGTGTTCAAGCCGCACCCGGTCGCGCCCTCCCGCTGGTCCCGGCTCCTGGAGGACGAGGCGAAGAAGCTGGGGGCTCAACTCACCCTTCTGGACCGGCCGGTGCTCGCCGAGGTCGCCTTCCAGCAACTGCGTCCCGCCCTGGTCGTCGGCTGCTTCTCCACCGCGCTGTTCACCGCCGCCGGCCTGTACGACCTCCCGGTCGCCCGCGTCGGCACGGACACCGTGCTGGCCCGGCTCGCGCCCTACCAGAACAGCAACCGGGTGCCGCTGACCATCGTGGACGCCGTACTGCCCGATCTCGGCGACAAGAAGGCGGTGGCGGACTGGCGGATGCCGTCACCGGAGCGCGTGGGCGAACTGTCCGGACTTCTCAAGGCGGTCGGTTTCGCGATGCAGCCCAAGATCTATCCGCGGCTGCGCGAGGACGCCGAGCGCTATCTCTCCACCCAGCTCAACCCGCACACCTGGCGCTACTTCAAACGCCGCCGCCTGACCGCGCTGGCGCTGCCCGGGGCCGTACCGGCACAACTGTCCTTCATTCCACGCAATCAGACGGTCCGGCGGATCGCCCGGCGCGCCCGGGCGTTGTCCGGCCGTTAG
- the leuE gene encoding leucine efflux protein LeuE: MFGVIDLPTYLAGLVLIVLLPGPNSLYVLSVAARRGTRAGYTAAAGVWCGDTVLMTLSAAGVASLLQANAVLFGIVKYAGAGYLTWLAFGMLRAAWAMWRTRKERAAMEAAPAEEAAEERPYRRAFVVSLFNPKAILFFVAFFVQFVDPGYAYPALSFVVLGAFAQLASFFYLSALIFGGTRLATAFRRRRRLAAGATSAAGALFLGFAVKLSLASSV; the protein is encoded by the coding sequence ATGTTCGGTGTCATAGACCTCCCCACCTACCTCGCCGGCCTGGTCCTGATCGTCCTGCTGCCCGGCCCCAACTCCCTCTACGTCCTCTCGGTCGCCGCCCGCCGCGGCACCCGTGCCGGCTACACGGCCGCCGCCGGTGTCTGGTGCGGGGACACCGTGCTGATGACGCTCTCCGCGGCCGGGGTCGCCTCGCTGTTGCAGGCCAACGCCGTGCTGTTCGGGATCGTGAAGTACGCGGGGGCCGGGTATCTGACCTGGCTGGCGTTCGGGATGCTGCGGGCCGCCTGGGCGATGTGGCGGACCCGGAAGGAGCGGGCGGCCATGGAGGCGGCGCCCGCCGAGGAGGCGGCCGAGGAGCGGCCGTACCGCCGTGCCTTCGTCGTGAGCCTCTTCAACCCGAAGGCGATCCTGTTCTTCGTCGCCTTCTTCGTTCAGTTCGTCGATCCTGGGTACGCCTACCCCGCGCTGTCCTTCGTCGTGCTCGGTGCCTTCGCGCAGCTCGCGAGTTTCTTCTACCTCAGTGCCCTGATCTTCGGCGGGACCCGGCTGGCGACCGCCTTCCGCCGTCGCAGGCGGCTCGCGGCCGGGGCCACCTCGGCGGCCGGGGCGCTGTTCCTGGGCTTCGCGGTGAAGCTGTCACTGGCCAGTTCGGTCTAG
- a CDS encoding RNA polymerase sigma factor, which translates to MLGDDAELTAAVLAAQDGDETAFRTVYRTVHPRLLGYVRTLVGDPDAEDVASEAWLQIARDLDRFSGDADRFRGWAARIARNRALDHIRMRGRRPAIGGDESELTGRAADSDTEGEAIEALATDSTLSLIAQLPQDQAEAVVLRVVMGLDAKTAAETLGKRPGAVRTAAHRGLKRLAELLGGDPESAAALDALPPQRDPRDRAVTSATVTHTRTRTQKDM; encoded by the coding sequence GTGCTGGGGGACGACGCGGAGCTGACCGCCGCGGTGCTTGCGGCACAGGACGGGGACGAGACCGCGTTCCGGACTGTGTACCGCACGGTGCACCCACGGTTGCTCGGATACGTACGGACGCTGGTCGGCGATCCGGACGCCGAGGACGTCGCGTCCGAGGCCTGGCTGCAGATCGCCCGTGACCTGGACCGGTTCAGCGGGGACGCGGACCGGTTCCGCGGGTGGGCGGCCCGGATCGCCCGCAACCGTGCCCTGGATCACATACGGATGCGCGGCCGGCGCCCCGCGATAGGCGGCGACGAGAGCGAACTCACCGGTCGCGCCGCCGATTCCGACACCGAGGGAGAGGCCATCGAGGCCCTGGCCACCGACAGCACCCTCTCCCTCATCGCCCAACTCCCGCAGGACCAGGCCGAGGCCGTCGTCCTGCGGGTGGTCATGGGACTCGACGCCAAGACCGCCGCGGAGACCCTGGGCAAGCGGCCCGGCGCCGTCCGCACGGCCGCGCACCGCGGTCTGAAACGGCTGGCGGAACTGCTCGGCGGCGACCCGGAATCGGCCGCTGCCCTCGATGCCCTGCCCCCCCAGCGAGACCCGCGCGACCGCGCGGTGACGTCCGCCACTGTGACGCATACGCGCACGCGGACGCAGAAGGACATGTGA
- a CDS encoding polysialyltransferase family glycosyltransferase, with protein MSGTTQIFFSATQYAAATVTAAIRAGFFGPRTAHRRILVVSNTAAVPEVGTPLDRMPGFEKLRPEFDEVRSWNEFISPFHPAGWSPRAQDASLWEKAVRLAWNLGDEDVEIACESIQANPSRAVADIFADSPVHVYADGLMSYGPTRNRIPHNLNSRIARVLHLDLIPGLRPMLLSEYGVEPQPIPNEAIVDVLAQIGEEGASILADKLPAEDRPTAVMLGQYLSAIDLITQDEEEQLHVRMLRAAAKAGHQDILFKPHPSAPAVYSTSLEQAADQLGVRLTVLREPVLAETVFAYLRPQLVIGCFSTALMTAAAFYDIPVARVGTGLLLERITPYENSNRIPLTVIDAILPDAEKDKVGQPLELGRLAEELAPLVRAVGYCMQALKHHAMRDEVTAWLAVHLDAYPQYFKKRRLTSLRLPGGSPVRAESLRRNPTVRRVVRRIRAAQA; from the coding sequence ATGAGCGGCACGACACAGATCTTCTTCTCGGCCACGCAGTACGCCGCCGCGACCGTCACCGCCGCGATCCGCGCCGGTTTCTTCGGCCCCCGTACGGCCCACCGCCGCATTCTCGTGGTCAGCAACACGGCCGCCGTGCCCGAGGTCGGCACCCCGCTGGACCGGATGCCCGGCTTCGAGAAGCTGCGCCCCGAGTTCGACGAGGTGCGCTCGTGGAACGAGTTCATCTCCCCGTTCCACCCGGCCGGCTGGTCCCCGCGTGCCCAGGACGCCTCCCTGTGGGAGAAGGCCGTACGCCTGGCCTGGAACCTCGGTGACGAGGACGTGGAGATCGCCTGCGAGTCCATCCAGGCCAACCCCTCCCGCGCGGTCGCCGACATCTTCGCCGACAGCCCGGTGCACGTGTACGCGGACGGCCTGATGAGCTACGGCCCCACCCGCAACCGCATCCCGCACAACCTGAACAGCCGTATCGCGCGCGTGCTGCACCTCGACCTGATACCCGGGCTGCGGCCGATGCTGCTGTCCGAGTACGGGGTCGAGCCGCAGCCCATCCCGAACGAGGCGATCGTCGACGTCCTCGCCCAGATCGGCGAGGAGGGCGCCTCGATCCTCGCCGACAAGCTCCCCGCCGAGGACCGGCCGACGGCCGTGATGCTCGGCCAGTACCTCTCCGCCATCGACCTGATCACCCAGGACGAGGAGGAGCAGCTCCACGTCCGCATGCTGCGCGCGGCGGCGAAGGCGGGCCACCAGGACATCCTGTTCAAGCCCCACCCCAGCGCACCGGCCGTCTACAGCACGTCACTCGAGCAGGCCGCCGACCAACTCGGCGTCCGCCTCACGGTGTTGCGCGAGCCGGTCCTCGCCGAGACGGTGTTCGCCTACCTGCGCCCGCAGTTGGTCATCGGCTGCTTCTCCACGGCGCTGATGACGGCCGCCGCCTTCTACGACATCCCCGTCGCCCGGGTCGGCACCGGACTGCTCCTCGAACGCATCACGCCGTACGAGAACAGCAACCGCATCCCGCTCACCGTCATCGACGCGATCCTCCCCGACGCGGAGAAGGACAAGGTCGGGCAGCCGCTCGAACTGGGCCGTCTGGCCGAGGAGTTGGCGCCGCTGGTGCGGGCCGTCGGCTACTGCATGCAGGCCCTCAAGCACCACGCGATGCGCGACGAGGTGACCGCCTGGCTCGCCGTCCACCTCGACGCGTACCCGCAGTACTTCAAGAAGCGCCGCCTGACCAGCCTCCGCCTGCCCGGCGGCAGTCCGGTCCGCGCGGAGTCGCTGCGCAGGAACCCCACCGTACGGCGCGTGGTGCGCCGTATCCGGGCCGCGCAGGCCTGA
- a CDS encoding acyltransferase family protein — protein MNAVDQALAPTLRGQDPGQDPEQPPVAPPRPPRENRLRALDGLRLLAALMVCLYHFTGKNGEVASSWHQSPGQMFPTLSQAGTYGSLGVQFFFLISGFVICMSSWGKSMGEFFRSRIARLYPAYWVALILVGTASVLMPVVVKPLRSDEFLVNFTMLQQPMGVPRVIGVDWTLWVEMRFYLFFALFVIWKGVTYRRVVTFCILWTMAGCFARVADNPLTTELVMRDHAPYFIGGLAFYLIYRYGSDLLLWGIVGMSFLLGQRYSVTALWHPGMTGDFHRNPHVIQAIVLVAFAAVAAVALGWTSWANWSWLTLAGALTYPFYLIHEHLGWFAIRILHRGFGLGPYETLAITVPGLLCLAYLMHRFVEKPFGPRLKRTMTLQSKQLAAKLGK, from the coding sequence ATGAACGCGGTTGACCAGGCCCTGGCACCCACCCTGCGGGGCCAGGACCCTGGGCAGGACCCGGAGCAGCCACCCGTCGCCCCGCCCCGCCCGCCCCGGGAGAACCGGCTGCGCGCCCTGGACGGACTGCGGCTGCTGGCCGCCCTGATGGTGTGCCTCTACCACTTCACCGGCAAGAACGGTGAGGTCGCGTCCTCCTGGCACCAGTCCCCCGGACAGATGTTCCCGACCCTGTCCCAGGCGGGGACCTACGGCTCGCTCGGCGTGCAGTTCTTCTTCCTCATCAGCGGCTTCGTGATCTGCATGAGCAGTTGGGGCAAGTCGATGGGCGAGTTCTTCCGCTCCCGCATCGCGCGCCTCTACCCGGCGTACTGGGTGGCCCTGATCCTGGTGGGCACCGCGTCGGTGCTGATGCCGGTGGTCGTCAAGCCGCTGCGCTCGGACGAGTTCCTGGTCAACTTCACCATGCTCCAGCAGCCGATGGGCGTGCCCCGCGTCATCGGCGTGGACTGGACGCTCTGGGTGGAGATGCGGTTCTACCTGTTCTTCGCGCTGTTCGTGATCTGGAAGGGCGTCACCTACCGCCGGGTGGTGACCTTCTGCATCCTGTGGACGATGGCCGGCTGCTTCGCCCGGGTCGCCGACAACCCGCTGACGACCGAGCTGGTGATGCGTGACCACGCGCCGTACTTCATCGGCGGCCTCGCCTTCTACCTGATCTACCGCTACGGCAGTGACCTGTTGCTGTGGGGCATCGTGGGGATGTCCTTCCTGCTGGGTCAGCGCTACTCGGTGACGGCCCTGTGGCACCCGGGCATGACCGGCGACTTCCACCGCAACCCGCATGTCATCCAGGCGATCGTCCTGGTCGCCTTCGCGGCCGTCGCTGCGGTGGCGCTGGGCTGGACGAGCTGGGCGAACTGGAGCTGGCTGACGCTGGCGGGCGCGCTGACGTACCCGTTCTATCTGATCCACGAGCACCTGGGCTGGTTCGCGATCCGCATCCTGCACCGGGGCTTCGGGCTCGGCCCGTACGAGACGCTCGCGATCACCGTGCCGGGGCTGCTGTGCCTGGCGTATCTGATGCACCGCTTCGTGGAGAAGCCGTTCGGGCCACGGCTGAAGCGGACGATGACACTTCAGTCGAAGCAGTTGGCGGCGAAGCTCGGCAAGTGA
- a CDS encoding glycosyltransferase family 2 protein, producing the protein MTNRPPTLSVIVPCYNIEAYVPETVTSLVNNASDEFEFLFVEDRSTKDKTYEALLELTKRLPNSRVIRHEKNGGLATARNTGIDAAEGRYLTFLDGDDWLAPGYLADLVDVIERFDVDFVRTDHVTVTGVERAIQRSPEGRRHTPLDPRSSILPVDDTTMVDYPYAWAGIYHRRLLDRGLLRFHDGLRTAEDRPWIWELHRKAESYVAASLRGVFYRRGLAGSLTQIGDVRQLDFFRSFDLVLAELADDPEAAKLRKKALRNYCVVIAHQLLDRGRFERSVHAKLRQMAAEALGRMTETELNEALVGMGEERVHTLRRIRGGMKGVAA; encoded by the coding sequence GTGACCAACCGCCCCCCAACACTGTCCGTGATCGTCCCTTGCTACAACATCGAGGCCTATGTCCCGGAAACGGTGACAAGTCTCGTCAACAACGCGAGTGACGAGTTCGAGTTCCTGTTCGTCGAGGACCGCTCGACCAAGGACAAGACCTATGAGGCTCTCCTGGAGCTGACGAAGCGGCTCCCGAACAGCAGGGTGATCCGGCACGAGAAGAACGGCGGTCTGGCCACCGCCCGCAACACCGGGATCGACGCGGCCGAGGGCCGTTACCTCACGTTCCTCGACGGCGACGACTGGCTCGCGCCGGGCTATCTCGCCGACCTGGTGGACGTGATCGAGCGCTTCGACGTCGACTTCGTGCGGACGGACCATGTGACCGTCACGGGTGTTGAGCGAGCCATCCAGCGGTCCCCCGAGGGCCGCCGGCACACCCCGCTCGACCCGCGCAGCTCGATCCTGCCCGTCGACGACACGACGATGGTCGACTACCCGTACGCCTGGGCCGGCATCTACCACCGGCGCCTCCTGGACCGCGGCCTGCTGCGCTTCCACGACGGGCTGCGCACCGCCGAGGACCGCCCCTGGATCTGGGAGCTGCACCGCAAGGCGGAGTCGTACGTCGCCGCCAGCCTGCGCGGGGTCTTCTACCGCCGGGGCCTGGCCGGTTCGCTGACCCAGATCGGCGACGTCCGCCAGCTCGACTTCTTCCGCTCCTTCGACCTGGTCCTCGCCGAACTCGCCGACGACCCCGAAGCCGCGAAACTGAGGAAGAAGGCGCTGCGCAACTACTGCGTCGTCATCGCCCACCAGCTCCTGGACCGGGGCCGTTTCGAGCGCAGCGTGCACGCCAAACTGCGGCAGATGGCCGCCGAGGCGCTCGGCCGGATGACGGAGACCGAACTCAACGAAGCACTCGTCGGCATGGGCGAGGAACGCGTGCACACGCTGCGGCGCATCCGCGGTGGCATGAAGGGAGTCGCGGCATGA
- a CDS encoding RNA polymerase sigma factor has product MGQTGEPRRGHAYDGELGAAVARAQQGDDSAFAVAYRIVQPGLLGYLRGLVGDEAEDVASDAWLEIARDLGRFRGDGAGFRGWTATIARHRALDHLRRQRVRPRSATLEQDVLELPDPHSTHDQALESLSTEYALGLVRGLPPDQAEAVLLRVVVGLDGPAAARVLGKRPGAVRTAAYRGLKRLARELGGTGRELGETERDGDGHGHG; this is encoded by the coding sequence TTGGGTCAGACAGGCGAGCCCCGGCGCGGGCACGCGTACGACGGGGAACTCGGCGCGGCCGTCGCGCGCGCCCAGCAGGGCGACGACAGCGCTTTCGCGGTCGCGTACCGGATCGTGCAGCCCGGGCTGCTCGGGTATCTGCGCGGGCTCGTCGGCGACGAGGCCGAGGACGTGGCGTCCGACGCCTGGCTGGAGATCGCCCGGGACCTGGGCCGGTTCCGTGGCGACGGGGCGGGCTTCCGGGGCTGGACGGCGACCATCGCCCGGCACCGGGCGCTGGACCATCTGCGCAGACAGCGGGTGCGTCCGCGATCGGCGACGCTGGAACAGGACGTACTCGAACTGCCGGACCCGCACAGCACCCACGACCAGGCACTGGAGTCCCTCTCCACCGAGTACGCCCTCGGTCTGGTCCGGGGGCTCCCGCCGGACCAGGCCGAGGCCGTCCTGCTCCGCGTGGTCGTGGGACTCGACGGCCCCGCCGCCGCGCGGGTGCTGGGCAAACGGCCCGGCGCGGTGCGTACGGCGGCCTACCGGGGGCTGAAGCGGCTGGCCCGCGAACTGGGCGGGACGGGGCGTGAATTGGGCGAGACGGAAAGGGACGGAGACGGACATGGACATGGCTGA
- a CDS encoding TetR/AcrR family transcriptional regulator C-terminal domain-containing protein: MSTERRTPLDRKRVADTALELLNEVGLDGLSLRAIAKKLDVKAPALYWHFKDKQALLDEMATEMYRRMVAGASSTPENTWQERLLNSNRALRAALLGYRDGAKVFSGSRFTGTLHAVEMERTLRLFTEAGFTLAQAVRATSTSYLYTIGFVSEEQGVQLLPDERREGYDVNERARLLADFPLSAAAGAEIFEDYGKHFEEGLAVVVAGVEARFGIR, encoded by the coding sequence GTGAGTACGGAACGACGCACGCCCCTCGACCGCAAGCGGGTCGCGGACACCGCCCTGGAGCTGCTGAACGAGGTCGGTCTCGACGGACTGTCCCTGCGAGCCATCGCCAAGAAGCTGGACGTCAAGGCGCCCGCGCTGTACTGGCACTTCAAGGACAAGCAGGCCCTGCTCGACGAGATGGCGACGGAGATGTACCGGCGGATGGTCGCCGGCGCCTCGTCCACTCCCGAGAACACCTGGCAGGAGCGGCTGCTGAACTCCAACCGCGCCCTGCGCGCCGCGCTGCTCGGCTACCGCGACGGCGCCAAGGTCTTCAGCGGCTCCCGCTTCACCGGCACCCTGCACGCGGTCGAGATGGAACGCACCCTGCGCCTGTTCACCGAGGCCGGCTTCACCCTCGCCCAGGCGGTCCGCGCGACCTCGACGTCGTACCTCTACACGATCGGGTTCGTCAGCGAGGAGCAGGGCGTCCAACTGCTCCCGGACGAACGCCGGGAGGGCTACGACGTGAACGAACGCGCCCGCCTGCTGGCCGACTTCCCTCTGTCGGCAGCGGCGGGCGCGGAGATCTTCGAGGACTACGGCAAGCACTTCGAGGAGGGGCTGGCCGTGGTCGTGGCGGGGGTGGAGGCGCGGTTCGGGATCAGGTGA
- a CDS encoding L,D-transpeptidase family protein, producing MRTTGMGRALAAAAALSALVAVCGCTVQGTDADGGHHLPVHIELPGADAKPSATATASTPGTVRAANVLWARGDSGTDVRELQARLRQADWLFDGPTGTYDDLTEQAVAGFQGKRGLPKTGETDTVTWQRLLKMTHEPGKWDLYLMGGQPAGAPDPRCLTGRVLCIDKTSRTLRWMIDGRTVSTMSVRFGAQYTPTRDGVFQVYWKARDWVSTLYHSPMPYAMFFSGGQAVHFSYDFSARGYAGGSHGCVNVRDEAAIASLFAQVRTGDKVVVHQ from the coding sequence ATGCGTACTACGGGCATGGGGAGAGCGCTCGCCGCCGCGGCGGCCCTGTCGGCCCTGGTGGCGGTGTGCGGCTGCACGGTGCAGGGCACGGACGCCGACGGCGGGCACCATCTGCCCGTGCACATCGAGCTGCCGGGTGCGGATGCCAAGCCCTCGGCCACCGCCACCGCGAGCACTCCGGGCACCGTCCGCGCCGCGAACGTCCTGTGGGCGCGCGGCGACAGCGGCACGGACGTACGCGAGTTGCAGGCGCGGCTGCGCCAGGCCGACTGGCTCTTCGACGGGCCGACGGGGACGTACGACGATCTCACCGAGCAGGCCGTCGCGGGTTTCCAGGGCAAGCGCGGGCTGCCGAAGACGGGTGAGACCGACACCGTCACCTGGCAGCGGCTGCTGAAGATGACGCACGAGCCGGGCAAGTGGGACCTGTATCTGATGGGCGGCCAGCCGGCCGGCGCCCCCGACCCGCGCTGTCTGACCGGCCGGGTGCTGTGCATCGACAAGACGAGCCGCACCCTGCGCTGGATGATCGACGGCCGGACGGTGTCGACGATGTCGGTACGGTTCGGCGCGCAGTACACCCCGACCCGCGACGGTGTGTTCCAGGTCTACTGGAAGGCCCGGGACTGGGTGTCCACGCTCTACCACTCCCCCATGCCGTACGCGATGTTCTTCAGCGGCGGCCAGGCGGTGCACTTCTCCTACGACTTCTCGGCCCGGGGCTACGCGGGCGGCTCGCACGGCTGCGTCAACGTACGGGACGAGGCGGCGATCGCGAGTCTCTTCGCGCAGGTGCGGACCGGCGACAAGGTCGTCGTCCATCAGTGA